Genomic segment of Streptomyces longhuiensis:
CGCTCGCCGCGTCCGCCGTCTGGGTCGCCGGACTGTACGCGTTCGGCGCGCAGGGCCCCGACCTGAGGGGTTACCGGGTGAGCGACCGCCTCTGTTCCCTCCTCGCGATGCCCCACCTCGCCACGGCCTTCGACCGCGGATCGCGCTGGGAGTCCACGCGGAGCAGCAGCGATGCGGTGGACACGGCGGACTGTTCGGGGGAGCTGGAACGCAAGGAGGGCACGGGGCGGGCCGCCACCCTCACGGCGTCCGTGGTCCTGCACAAGCGGACGGACCCCGGCGCGGAGTTCGACGCGGCGCGCACGACGGCCGCCGAGCGGATCCCGGGCCGGACCGAGGTGCGTACGGCGAAGGGCCTGGGCGACCGGGCGTACACGGTCGTCCATGGCCGGACCGCGACGGTCCACGTCCTCGACGGCGACGCGGAGTTCACCCTGAGCGTCAGCACCGTACCGGCCGGCGGGCGCGTCACGCCGGAGCGGCTGCGGCCGCTCGTGGCGGGCGACATGGGCGCGCTGATGCGCCGGGTGAGCACTCCGTAGCGCCGCTCGGCCCTACGAGGACGACCTCCGCCGGATCTTGTTCCCCAGCCACACCACCGGGTCGTACTTGCGGTCCACCGCTCGTTCCTTCAAGGGGATCAGGGCGTTGTCCGTGATGTGGATGCCCTCCGGGCAGACCTCCGTACAGCACTTCGTGATGTTGCAGTAGCCGAGGCCGTGGTCCTCCTGGGCGGTGCGCTTGCGGTCGAGGCCGGAGTCCGACGCCGCGTCGAGGGGGTGCATGTCCAGCTCGGCGACCCGCATCAGGAAGCGCGGGCCCGCGAACGCCGCCTTGTTCTCCTCGTGGTCGCGCACCGCATGGCACGTGTCCTGGCACAGGAAGCACTCGATGCACTTACGGAACTCCTGCGAGCGGTCCACGTCCTCCTGCTGCATGCGGTACTCGCCCGGGCCGACGCCGGCCGGCGGGACGAACGCGGGGATCTCGCGGGCCTTCGCGTAGTTGAAGCCGACGTCCGTGACCAGGTCGCGGACCACGGGGAAGGCGCGCAGCGGCGTCACCGTGATGACGTCCTCGCGGTCGAAGACCGACATGCGGGTCATGCACATCAGGCGGGGCCGGCCGTTGATCTCCGCCGAGCACGAACCGCACTTGCCCGCCTTGCAGTTCCACCGGACCGCGAGGTCGGACGCCTGGGTCGCCTGGATCCGGTGGATGATGTCGAGGACGACCTCGCCGTCGTTCACCTCCACGGAGAAGTCCGTCAGGTCACCGCCCTCGGCGTCCCCGCGCCAGACCCTGAAACGCGCATCGTACGAACTCACTCGTACAGCTCCTCTTCGGCGAGGTACTTGACCAGCTCTTCCTTCTCGAAGAGGGCGAGCAGGTCCGGGCGGATGGGCTCGGTGGTGTCGCGCACGAGGTCGATCTGGCCCCGGACCGGGTCGGTGGCCGCCAGGCCGCCGGTCGGATCGACGAGGCGGCAGAGCAGGTTCGTGCGGCGCCAGCGGCGGTCCATCGTCGGGTGGTCCTCGCGGGTGTGGCCGCCGCGCGACTCCGTGCGCTCCAGGGCGGCCCGCGCGATGCACTCGCTGACGAGCAGCATGTTGCGCAGGTCGAGCGAGAGGTGCCAGCCGGGGTTGAACTGGCGGTGCCCCTCCACCCCGGCCCGCCGCGCCCGCATCCGCAGCCCGGCGAGCCGGTCGAGCGCCTCGGCCATCTCCTCCTCGCGGCGGATGATGCCGACCAGGTCGTTCATCGCCTGCTGCAGCTCCTGGTGGAGCGTGTACGGGTTCTCGGCGACGCCCCCGTCCGCGGGACCCTCCGCGGAGAACGGGCGCAGCGCCTCCGCCGCCGCCGTGTCGACCTGGTCCGCGTCGATGGCCGGGCGCTCGTCGAGCCCGGCCGCGTACTCGGCCGCGTGCAGCCCGGCGCGGCGGCCGAAGACGAGGAGGTCGGAGAGCGAGTTGCCGCCGAGGCGGTTCGAGCCGTGCATGCCGCCCGCCACCTCGCCGGCCGCGAACAGGCCGGGGACGCCGCGCGCCGCCGCCGTGTCCGAGTCGACGGCGATGCCGCCCATCACGTAGTGGCAGGTCGGGCCGACCTCCATCGGCTCGGCCGTGATGTCGACGTCCGCCAGCTCCTTGAACTGGTGGTACATCGACGGCAGCCGGCGCCGGATGCGCTCGGCCGGCATGCGCGTGGAGACGTCGAGGAAGACGCCGCCGTGCGGAGAGCCACGGCCCGCCTTCACCTCGGAGTTGATGGCGCGCGCCACCTCGTCGCGGGGCAGCAGCTCGGGCGGGCGCCGGTTGTGGTCCGGGTCGTCGTACCAGCGGTCACCCTCGTCCTCCGACTCGGCGTACTTCTCCTTGAAGACGTCGGGGACGTAGTCGAACATGAACCGCTTGCCCTCGGAGTTGCGCAGGACCCCGCCGTCGCCGCGCACCGACTCCGTGACGAGGATGCCCTTCACCGACGGCGGCCAGACCATGCCCGTCGGATGGAACTGCACGAACTCCATGTTCAGCAGCGGCGCCCCGGCGAGCAGCGCCAGTGCGTGACCGTCGCCCGTGTACTCCCACGAGTTCGACGTCACCTTGAACGACTTGCCGATCCCGCCCGTCGCCAGCACCACGCTCGGCGCCTCCAGGACGAAGAAGCGGCCGCTCTCGCGCTCGTAGCAGAACGCGCCGGACACGCGGTCGCCCGCGGCGGAGCCGCTGTCGGACACCGCCTTGAGCACACGGGTGACCGTGCACTCCTGGAAGACCTTGAGGCGCGCCTCGTAGTCGCCGAACTCCTTGAAGTCCTCCTGCTGGAGCGCCACGATCTTCTGCTGGAGCGTGCGGATCAGCTCCAGGCCCGTGCGGTCGCCGACGTGCGCGAGGCGCGGGTACTCGTGGCCTCCGAAGTTGCGCTGCGAGATCCGGCCGTCCTCCGTGCGGTCGAACAGCGCGCCCCAGGTCTCCAACTCCCATACG
This window contains:
- a CDS encoding succinate dehydrogenase/fumarate reductase iron-sulfur subunit; amino-acid sequence: MSSYDARFRVWRGDAEGGDLTDFSVEVNDGEVVLDIIHRIQATQASDLAVRWNCKAGKCGSCSAEINGRPRLMCMTRMSVFDREDVITVTPLRAFPVVRDLVTDVGFNYAKAREIPAFVPPAGVGPGEYRMQQEDVDRSQEFRKCIECFLCQDTCHAVRDHEENKAAFAGPRFLMRVAELDMHPLDAASDSGLDRKRTAQEDHGLGYCNITKCCTEVCPEGIHITDNALIPLKERAVDRKYDPVVWLGNKIRRRSSS
- a CDS encoding fumarate reductase/succinate dehydrogenase flavoprotein subunit, with protein sequence MSQVERQQWDVVVVGAGGAGLRAAIEARERGARTAVICKSLFGKAHTVMAEGGIAAAMGNVNSGDSWQVHFRDTLRGGKFLNQWRMAELHAREAPDRVWELETWGALFDRTEDGRISQRNFGGHEYPRLAHVGDRTGLELIRTLQQKIVALQQEDFKEFGDYEARLKVFQECTVTRVLKAVSDSGSAAGDRVSGAFCYERESGRFFVLEAPSVVLATGGIGKSFKVTSNSWEYTGDGHALALLAGAPLLNMEFVQFHPTGMVWPPSVKGILVTESVRGDGGVLRNSEGKRFMFDYVPDVFKEKYAESEDEGDRWYDDPDHNRRPPELLPRDEVARAINSEVKAGRGSPHGGVFLDVSTRMPAERIRRRLPSMYHQFKELADVDITAEPMEVGPTCHYVMGGIAVDSDTAAARGVPGLFAAGEVAGGMHGSNRLGGNSLSDLLVFGRRAGLHAAEYAAGLDERPAIDADQVDTAAAEALRPFSAEGPADGGVAENPYTLHQELQQAMNDLVGIIRREEEMAEALDRLAGLRMRARRAGVEGHRQFNPGWHLSLDLRNMLLVSECIARAALERTESRGGHTREDHPTMDRRWRRTNLLCRLVDPTGGLAATDPVRGQIDLVRDTTEPIRPDLLALFEKEELVKYLAEEELYE